In Cotesia glomerata isolate CgM1 linkage group LG3, MPM_Cglom_v2.3, whole genome shotgun sequence, one genomic interval encodes:
- the LOC123260810 gene encoding uncharacterized protein LOC123260810 isoform X1 has product MMIHRTLTRDPRLQRRLIYPKCRNRVGTSPSGNVLGKNAVALILPTTAISTSRSKSERLSVACKNTESFIFCSITYPKAELSSSSDENAKFHGKLRRLFIGKANFREACSAFSQLPSFTPTKIGCDPGKLVARKSKMSDSGRASRQTEAVPAVIPSATVTVYTQASYTIHCFYLYICMYNNIC; this is encoded by the exons ATCCAAGGCTCCAGCGACGGCTGATTTACCCAAAGTGCAGAAACAGAGTGGGAACAAGTCCATCAGGAAATGTTCTTGGAAAGAATGCGGTAGCTTTGATCCTCCCGACCACGGCAATCAGCACTAGCAGAAGCAAAAGCGAGAGACTATCCGTGGCCTGCAAGAACACAGAGTCTTTCATCTTTTGCTCTATCACGTATCCCAAGGCAGAGCTGTCCTCTTCTTCTG atgaaAATGCAAAATTCCACGGAAAATTGAGGCGTCTTTTTATTGGGAAAGCAAACTTTCGAGAAGCATGCTCGGCATTTTCCCAACTACCCTCATTTACCCCCACCAAAATCGGATGTGACCCGGGAAAACTTGTTGCTCGCAAATCGAAAATGTCAGACAGTGGACGGGCGAGCAGGCAGACAGAAGCTGTGCCAGCTGTAATCCCCAGTGCTACGGTAACCGTATATACGCAAGCTTCGTATACAATACATTGCTTTTatctgtatatatgtatgtataataaTATCTGTTAA
- the LOC123260822 gene encoding uncharacterized protein LOC123260822, with protein sequence MSGRERNRKKEYSLELIDTLYSHVPAFTDIFDEETWYIFVSCFVAGTLVVVFILSRFITIKPVD encoded by the coding sequence ATGTCAGGCCGGGAAagaaacagaaaaaaagaatataGTCTCGAATTAATAGATACTTTATACAGTCATGTTCCAGCATTTACTGATATATTTGATGAAGAAACTTGGTACATTTTTGTCAGTTGCTTTGTTGCCGGTACTCTGGTTGTCGTATTTATTCTCTCAAGATTTATTACTATCAAACCggttgattaa
- the LOC123260779 gene encoding proteasomal ubiquitin receptor ADRM1 homolog isoform X1, with the protein MASGALFSNNTVRGASKNLVELKAGKMTMKGKTVYPDTRKGLLYVYQSDDSLMHFCWKDRTSGVIEDDLIIFPEDCEFKHVPDCKTGRVYILKFKLSNKKFFFWLQDMKTEKDEEHCKKINDVLNNPPTPGSQRSGGTNPEGDLQNLLNNMSQQQLMQLFGGVGQMGLGNLLGTMRERPHSSRTTTSSTPVTTSATRPPAAQTPAPTTVTPSETPRSSSGTTKTSGSKPASSSSTNLLDRTPATLMSDPHLFDLQRHLWNFPSPQVNQTDVETELTNSIPAAITSSESLERTMSKHLPSGDNLCTTLSSPQFSQALSMFWSALQSGQGAPMVRQFGLGPDTVNAAATGNLEEFVTALETEAKKDQEQTSSTTVASSNPEDESAKKDDPSSAKKDDSKDDEMALD; encoded by the exons atggCTAGTGGTGCTCTCTTCAGCAATAACACCGTCCGGGGTGCAAGTAAAAATCTAGTCGAATTAAAAGCTGGAAAAATGACGATGAAGGGAAAAACAGTGTACCCTGATACGAGAAAAGGACTTCTCTACGTTTATCAATCGGATGATTCTCTAATGCATTTCTGCTGGAAAGACAGAACTTCCGGAGTTATCGAAGAT gatttaattattttcccGGAAGACTGTGAATTCAAACATGTGCCTGATTGTAAAACTGGCCgcgtttatattttaaaatttaaattgtccaacaaaaaattttttttctggctCCAA GATATGAAAACAGAAAAAGACGAAGagcactgtaaaaaaataaacgatgTCCTAAATAACCCACCAACCCCAGGATCTCAGCGCAGCGGTGGTACTAACCCTGAAGGAGACTTGCAAAACCTCCTGAACAACATGTCTCAGCAACAATTAATGCAGCTGTTCGGTGGAGTCGGGCAAATGGGTCTAGGTAATTTATTAGGAACAATGAGGGAGCGGCCACACAGCTCAAGAACTACAACTTCGTCAACTCCCGTTACTACCAGCGCTACGAGACCTCCAGCAGCACAGACTCCAGCTCCCACTACCGTTACACCCAGCGAGACACCTAGGTCGAGCTCCGGAACCACTAAAACCTCAGGGTCAAAACCTGCATCTTCAAGCTCAACCAATTTGTTAGATAGAACTCCTGCAACTTTAATGAGTGACCCTCACTTATTTGATCTCCAGAGACACTTGTGGAATTTTCCATCACCTCAAGTCAaccag ACGGATGTAGAGACTGAGCTGACAAATTCCATCCCGGCGGCGATAACGTCATCAGAAAGCCTGGAGCGAACAATGAGCAAGCACTTGCCATCCGGGGACAATCTGTGTACTACGTTGTCGTCCCCCCAGTTCTCTCAGGCGCTATCAATGTTCTGGTCTGCTTTGCAGTCGGGCCAGGGCGCTCCAATGGTTCGTCAATTCGGACTTGGACCAGACACCGTCAACGCCGCAGCTACTGGGAACCTCGAGGAATTTGTCACCGCCTTGGAGACCGAGGCCAAGAAGGATCAAGAGCAGACTTCCTCAACCACTGTTGCTTCCTCGAATCCTGAAGATGAGTCCGCTAAGAAGGACGACCCATCCAGCGCTAAGAAGGACGACAGTAAGGACGATGAAATGGCcttggattaa
- the LOC123260779 gene encoding proteasomal ubiquitin receptor ADRM1 homolog isoform X2, which translates to MASGALFSNNTVRGASKNLVELKAGKMTMKGKTVYPDTRKGLLYVYQSDDSLMHFCWKDRTSGVIEDDLIIFPEDCEFKHVPDCKTGRVYILKFKLSNKKFFFWLQDMKTEKDEEHCKKINDVLNNPPTPGSQRSGGTNPEGDLQNLLNNMSQQQLMQLFGGVGQMGLGNLLGTMRERPHSSRTTTSSTPVTTSATRPPAAQTPAPTTVTPSETPRSSSGTTKTSGSKPASSSSTNLLDRTPATLMSDPHLFDLQRHLWNFPSPQVNQSGQGAPMVRQFGLGPDTVNAAATGNLEEFVTALETEAKKDQEQTSSTTVASSNPEDESAKKDDPSSAKKDDSKDDEMALD; encoded by the exons atggCTAGTGGTGCTCTCTTCAGCAATAACACCGTCCGGGGTGCAAGTAAAAATCTAGTCGAATTAAAAGCTGGAAAAATGACGATGAAGGGAAAAACAGTGTACCCTGATACGAGAAAAGGACTTCTCTACGTTTATCAATCGGATGATTCTCTAATGCATTTCTGCTGGAAAGACAGAACTTCCGGAGTTATCGAAGAT gatttaattattttcccGGAAGACTGTGAATTCAAACATGTGCCTGATTGTAAAACTGGCCgcgtttatattttaaaatttaaattgtccaacaaaaaattttttttctggctCCAA GATATGAAAACAGAAAAAGACGAAGagcactgtaaaaaaataaacgatgTCCTAAATAACCCACCAACCCCAGGATCTCAGCGCAGCGGTGGTACTAACCCTGAAGGAGACTTGCAAAACCTCCTGAACAACATGTCTCAGCAACAATTAATGCAGCTGTTCGGTGGAGTCGGGCAAATGGGTCTAGGTAATTTATTAGGAACAATGAGGGAGCGGCCACACAGCTCAAGAACTACAACTTCGTCAACTCCCGTTACTACCAGCGCTACGAGACCTCCAGCAGCACAGACTCCAGCTCCCACTACCGTTACACCCAGCGAGACACCTAGGTCGAGCTCCGGAACCACTAAAACCTCAGGGTCAAAACCTGCATCTTCAAGCTCAACCAATTTGTTAGATAGAACTCCTGCAACTTTAATGAGTGACCCTCACTTATTTGATCTCCAGAGACACTTGTGGAATTTTCCATCACCTCAAGTCAaccag TCGGGCCAGGGCGCTCCAATGGTTCGTCAATTCGGACTTGGACCAGACACCGTCAACGCCGCAGCTACTGGGAACCTCGAGGAATTTGTCACCGCCTTGGAGACCGAGGCCAAGAAGGATCAAGAGCAGACTTCCTCAACCACTGTTGCTTCCTCGAATCCTGAAGATGAGTCCGCTAAGAAGGACGACCCATCCAGCGCTAAGAAGGACGACAGTAAGGACGATGAAATGGCcttggattaa
- the LOC123260810 gene encoding uncharacterized protein LOC123260810 isoform X2, with amino-acid sequence MMIHRTLTRDPRLQRRLIYPKCRNRVGTSPSGNVLGKNAVALILPTTAISTSRSKSERLSVACKNTESFIFCSITYPKAELSSSSDENAKFHGKLRRLFIGKANFREACSAFSQLPSFTPTKIGCDPGKLVARKSKMSDSGRASRQTEAVPAVIPSATECALEWVFMWTADWMLDRENGKN; translated from the exons ATCCAAGGCTCCAGCGACGGCTGATTTACCCAAAGTGCAGAAACAGAGTGGGAACAAGTCCATCAGGAAATGTTCTTGGAAAGAATGCGGTAGCTTTGATCCTCCCGACCACGGCAATCAGCACTAGCAGAAGCAAAAGCGAGAGACTATCCGTGGCCTGCAAGAACACAGAGTCTTTCATCTTTTGCTCTATCACGTATCCCAAGGCAGAGCTGTCCTCTTCTTCTG atgaaAATGCAAAATTCCACGGAAAATTGAGGCGTCTTTTTATTGGGAAAGCAAACTTTCGAGAAGCATGCTCGGCATTTTCCCAACTACCCTCATTTACCCCCACCAAAATCGGATGTGACCCGGGAAAACTTGTTGCTCGCAAATCGAAAATGTCAGACAGTGGACGGGCGAGCAGGCAGACAGAAGCTGTGCCAGCTGTAATCCCCAGTGCTACG GAGTGTGCGCTCGAGTGGGTGTTTATGTGGACTGCGGATTGGATGCTGGATCGAGAAAATGGGAAAAATTAA
- the LOC123260813 gene encoding 39S ribosomal protein L53, mitochondrial: MSLPFTGRISRSGGLVAAISNQVKKMTLKPTKKITVQFDPFHEKARPIREFLFNVSAAKVTKTNLSCILKTNIVCDRSEPTVTCDLANGEKVLFKCENLDTLDILTLYNKHITSLAPPEVETETKKSYKRKKSSKRKKLRISRHRR, from the exons atgtcGCTACCATTTACAGGACGTATTTCACGTTCTGGAGGATTGGTCGCAGCTATTTCCAATCAAGTTAAAAAGATGACTTTGAAGCCGACGAAAAAAATCACTGTGCAATTTGATCCGTTCCACGAGAAAGCCCGACCGATCAG ggAATTCCTATTCAACGTATCGGCTGCTAAAGTCACAAAGACTAATCTGTCGTGTATCCTAAAGACCAACATCGTCTGTGACAGATCAGAGCCCACTGTCACGTGTGATCTAg CTAACGGCGAAAAGGTCCTGTTCAAGTGCGAAAATTTAGATACTTTGGATATATTAACACTGTACAACAAACACATAACATCGCTAGCACCTCCTGAGGTCGAGACCGAGACTaagaaaagttataaaaggaAGAAATCTAGTAAACGCAAGAAGCTAAGAATAAGCCGTCAcagaagataa